The following are encoded in a window of Thermococcus sp. CX2 genomic DNA:
- a CDS encoding C/D box methylation guide ribonucleoprotein complex aNOP56 subunit (functions along with aFIB and aL7a; guides 2'-O-methylation of ribose to specific sites in RNAs), translating into MKAYLAENVRGIYAFDESGDLIGQKVFSGRPEASLDKLLKGEPSEELLSFLEELKSQGYDEFVVEDAELSRKLKDLGYNAVSEFPNLAGKKLRESPEEFLGKDWFEEYFTVGVALTRMRIQEQSGARDKMIIQAIEALDDIDKVVNLLVSRLREWYSLHFPELDELLPKHQQYVAFVKAIGHRDNATRERLEELGLSEGKIEKILKAKETTMGAQMDETDLKVVKDFAEEIDRLYRLRAEIEDYLERAMDDVAPNLKALVGAKLGARLISLAGGLRELAMMPASTIQVLGAEKALFRHLRSGAKPPKHGVIFQYPAINRSPWWQRGKIARALAGKLAIAARVDYFSGEYIAEELKQEIETRIKEIKEKYPNPPKRKAKKPEKKEKGKKFKKKGKEKFRGKEKKKAKGGKGEKPGKGGKKKKKGGKR; encoded by the coding sequence ATGAAAGCGTATCTGGCCGAGAACGTCAGGGGCATCTACGCCTTTGACGAGAGCGGTGACCTCATTGGGCAGAAGGTCTTTTCGGGAAGACCAGAGGCGAGCCTGGACAAACTCCTGAAGGGCGAGCCGAGTGAGGAATTGCTCTCATTTCTCGAGGAGCTCAAAAGCCAAGGCTACGACGAGTTCGTGGTCGAGGATGCGGAGCTGAGCAGAAAGCTCAAGGATCTTGGCTACAACGCAGTGAGCGAGTTCCCCAACCTGGCCGGCAAGAAGCTCCGTGAAAGCCCGGAAGAGTTTCTCGGAAAGGACTGGTTTGAGGAGTACTTCACCGTTGGCGTCGCCCTCACCAGGATGAGGATACAGGAGCAGAGCGGAGCAAGAGACAAGATGATAATCCAGGCCATCGAGGCCTTGGATGATATAGACAAGGTCGTCAATCTGCTCGTTTCGAGGCTTAGGGAGTGGTACAGCCTGCACTTCCCCGAGCTCGACGAGCTCCTGCCGAAGCACCAGCAGTACGTCGCCTTCGTGAAGGCAATCGGACACAGGGACAACGCAACGAGGGAGAGGCTCGAAGAGCTCGGACTGAGCGAGGGCAAGATAGAGAAGATACTCAAGGCCAAAGAGACCACCATGGGAGCGCAGATGGACGAGACCGACCTCAAGGTCGTGAAGGACTTCGCCGAGGAGATAGACAGGCTCTACAGGCTCCGCGCCGAGATAGAGGACTACCTCGAGAGGGCCATGGACGACGTCGCGCCAAACCTCAAGGCCCTCGTCGGAGCGAAGCTCGGAGCCAGGCTCATCAGCCTTGCGGGAGGCCTAAGGGAGCTTGCCATGATGCCGGCTTCAACCATACAGGTGCTCGGTGCAGAGAAGGCCCTCTTCAGACACCTAAGGAGCGGTGCCAAGCCGCCCAAGCACGGTGTCATCTTTCAGTATCCAGCCATAAACCGCTCGCCGTGGTGGCAGAGGGGTAAGATAGCGAGGGCCCTTGCTGGAAAGCTGGCCATAGCAGCGCGCGTTGATTACTTCTCAGGCGAATACATAGCCGAGGAGCTCAAACAGGAGATAGAGACGAGGATTAAGGAGATCAAGGAGAAGTACCCGAACCCGCCCAAGAGGAAGGCCAAGAAGCCTGAAAAGAAAGAGAAGGGCAAGAAGTTCAAAAAGAAGGGCAAGGAGAAGTTCAGAGGAAAGGAGAAGAAAAAGGCTAAGGGTGGAAAAGGCGAGAAGCCCGGCAAGGGTGGAAAGAAGAAAAAGAAGGGCGGTAAGAGGTGA
- a CDS encoding fibrillarin-like rRNA/tRNA 2'-O-methyltransferase: MKIKKHKFPGVYVFIDEDGSEKIATKNLVPGQKVYGERLIKFEGEEYRVWNPRRSKLGAAILNGLKHFPIKPGSSVLYLGVASGTTASHVSDIVGWEGRVFGVEFSPRVLRELVPIVEERRNIVPILGDATKPEEYRALVPQVDVIFEDVAQPTQAKILIDNAKVYLRSGGYAMISVKSRSIDVTKEPEQVFKEVEKELATYFEVVERLSLEPYEKDHALFVVRKP, encoded by the coding sequence ATGAAGATTAAGAAGCACAAGTTCCCGGGCGTTTACGTCTTCATCGATGAGGACGGGAGCGAGAAGATAGCCACCAAGAACCTCGTCCCTGGCCAGAAGGTCTACGGCGAGAGGCTGATAAAGTTCGAGGGAGAAGAATACAGGGTCTGGAACCCGAGGCGCTCGAAGCTCGGCGCGGCCATACTGAACGGCCTCAAGCACTTCCCGATTAAGCCCGGATCAAGCGTCCTCTACCTGGGCGTTGCGAGCGGAACCACTGCTTCCCACGTCAGCGACATCGTCGGCTGGGAGGGCAGGGTCTTCGGCGTGGAGTTCTCTCCGAGGGTTCTCAGGGAGCTTGTACCAATCGTCGAAGAGAGGAGGAACATCGTTCCCATTCTCGGTGACGCAACGAAGCCAGAGGAATACCGCGCGCTGGTTCCCCAGGTGGACGTCATCTTTGAGGACGTGGCTCAGCCTACGCAGGCAAAGATACTCATCGACAACGCCAAGGTCTATCTCAGAAGCGGTGGCTATGCCATGATATCCGTCAAGAGCAGGAGCATAGACGTTACCAAAGAGCCCGAGCAGGTCTTTAAGGAGGTCGAGAAGGAGCTTGCGACCTACTTCGAGGTCGTCGAGAGGCTTTCGCTCGAGCCCTACGAGAAGGACCACGCACTCTTCGTGGTCAGGAAGCCTTAG
- a CDS encoding hydroxymethylglutaryl-CoA synthase, whose amino-acid sequence MRKLLKPIKDVGIVGYGAYVPRYRIKAEEIGRVWGVSSFPIEEKAVPGLDEDALTIGIEAARNALKRAGIDPKLIRAVWFGSESKPYAVKPTGTVIAEAIGATPDVSTADFEFACKAGTEALQTAIGFVGSGMADYAMAIGADTAQGRPGDHLEFTAGAGGAAFIVGEKSSETVAYFEGSYSYVTDTPDFWRRQHEHYPRHGNRFTGEPAYFHHIVNAAKTLMEELGLTVNDFDYAVFHQPNVKFPLTVGKILGIPKEKILPGLLTGIIGNTYSGATMVGVSAVLDIAKPGDRILWVSFGSGAGSDAFSIVVQDAIEEKRDLAPKTMDYVNRKKYIDYALYAKARRKYIM is encoded by the coding sequence ATGAGAAAGCTCTTGAAGCCCATCAAGGACGTCGGTATCGTCGGCTATGGTGCCTACGTTCCGAGGTATAGAATCAAAGCCGAAGAGATCGGAAGGGTCTGGGGAGTTTCGAGCTTCCCGATCGAGGAGAAAGCCGTTCCAGGTCTTGACGAGGATGCGCTCACCATAGGAATTGAGGCCGCTCGCAACGCCCTCAAGAGGGCGGGAATAGACCCCAAGCTCATCAGGGCGGTGTGGTTTGGCTCGGAGTCCAAGCCCTACGCCGTTAAGCCCACCGGGACTGTAATAGCTGAAGCCATCGGTGCAACTCCAGATGTGAGCACCGCCGACTTCGAGTTTGCCTGTAAGGCTGGAACCGAGGCACTTCAGACCGCCATCGGTTTTGTCGGCTCAGGAATGGCCGACTACGCTATGGCCATCGGAGCGGACACTGCCCAGGGAAGGCCCGGCGACCACCTCGAATTCACTGCTGGAGCCGGTGGAGCCGCCTTCATCGTTGGCGAGAAGAGCAGCGAGACCGTTGCCTACTTCGAGGGCAGCTACTCATACGTCACAGACACTCCTGACTTCTGGAGGAGGCAGCACGAACACTACCCGAGGCACGGAAACAGGTTCACCGGAGAGCCGGCATACTTCCACCACATAGTCAACGCCGCCAAGACCCTGATGGAGGAGCTCGGTTTAACCGTCAACGACTTCGACTATGCCGTCTTCCACCAGCCCAACGTCAAGTTCCCGCTCACCGTCGGCAAGATTCTTGGAATCCCCAAGGAGAAGATACTCCCCGGACTGCTCACCGGAATCATAGGAAACACCTACAGCGGTGCGACCATGGTGGGCGTTTCTGCCGTTCTCGACATCGCCAAGCCCGGCGACAGAATACTGTGGGTCTCCTTCGGTTCTGGAGCAGGAAGCGATGCCTTCAGCATCGTCGTACAGGATGCCATAGAGGAGAAGCGCGACCTCGCTCCAAAGACCATGGACTACGTGAACAGGAAGAAGTACATCGACTACGCCCTCTACGCGAAGGCGAGAAGGAAGTACATAATGTGA
- a CDS encoding thiolase domain-containing protein, with protein sequence MRKAVIIGAGMTPVGEHWKLALRDLAVEAVLNAMDDAGIDKVDSLYVGNMISGPFVEQENLGSLIADWAGLGNIPAVKIEAACASGGAAVQEGVKAVLSGLEDVVAVVGVEKMTDAWPNDATRYLAYAADAEWELFHGASFVALNALVMRYYMKTYGYTEEDLALFAVNAHTNGAKNPYAMFKRPIKLETVLKSPYIADPLKLFDASPVCDGAAAVIITTPEKAKELGVPKEKWVEVAGMGRAIDTINLANREDLLTLKAAKVAAERAYKMAGVEPKDIDFFEIHDAFTIMAALSLEALGVAKKGEGAKLAREGQIAIDADYPIQTMGGLKARGHPVGATGVYQTVEAVLQLRGEAPNQVPDAEVGLTQNIGGTGSNITVTVLRRV encoded by the coding sequence ATGAGGAAAGCCGTCATAATCGGTGCAGGCATGACCCCGGTTGGTGAGCACTGGAAGCTCGCCCTCCGCGACCTGGCCGTCGAGGCCGTTCTCAACGCGATGGACGATGCTGGAATAGACAAGGTTGATTCCCTTTACGTCGGAAACATGATTTCAGGCCCATTCGTCGAGCAGGAGAACCTCGGTTCGCTCATAGCCGACTGGGCTGGCTTAGGAAACATCCCGGCAGTAAAGATCGAAGCTGCCTGTGCCAGCGGCGGTGCCGCGGTTCAGGAGGGAGTTAAAGCTGTCCTGAGCGGCCTCGAGGACGTCGTGGCCGTAGTCGGCGTCGAGAAAATGACCGATGCCTGGCCGAACGATGCCACGCGTTACCTCGCCTACGCCGCCGATGCTGAGTGGGAGCTCTTCCACGGGGCGAGCTTCGTGGCGCTCAACGCGCTCGTGATGCGCTACTACATGAAGACCTACGGCTACACCGAGGAGGACCTGGCTCTTTTCGCGGTAAATGCCCACACCAACGGAGCAAAGAACCCCTACGCGATGTTCAAGAGGCCGATAAAGCTTGAGACAGTCTTAAAGAGCCCCTACATCGCTGATCCGCTCAAGCTATTCGATGCTTCCCCGGTCTGTGACGGTGCCGCGGCGGTGATAATCACAACTCCAGAGAAGGCCAAGGAGCTCGGTGTTCCAAAGGAGAAGTGGGTAGAAGTGGCGGGAATGGGAAGGGCCATCGACACAATCAACCTCGCCAACAGGGAAGACTTACTCACGCTCAAAGCGGCAAAGGTTGCCGCCGAAAGGGCCTACAAGATGGCTGGCGTTGAGCCAAAGGACATCGACTTCTTCGAGATCCACGACGCGTTCACCATCATGGCCGCACTCAGCCTCGAGGCCCTCGGAGTAGCGAAGAAGGGAGAGGGTGCGAAGCTCGCCAGAGAAGGTCAGATCGCCATCGATGCCGACTATCCAATACAGACCATGGGCGGACTCAAGGCCAGGGGCCATCCAGTTGGAGCGACTGGCGTCTACCAGACGGTTGAGGCAGTGCTCCAGCTCCGCGGTGAGGCTCCGAACCAGGTTCCAGACGCTGAGGTGGGCCTGACCCAGAACATAGGTGGAACCGGCTCGAACATAACGGTTACCGTTTTGAGGAGGGTCTGA
- a CDS encoding Zn-ribbon domain-containing OB-fold protein — protein MSRPMQVSRYWRHFREKYRLIGGKCENGHVHFPKRPICPVCGSREIEEVELSGKGKVLSWTLVRNPPSGFEYYKPYPLALIELEEGPIVLAQLTDVDPEEIDFGMEVEVVTKKIREFEEDGIILYGYKFRPPVK, from the coding sequence ATGTCTAGGCCAATGCAGGTTTCCCGTTACTGGAGGCACTTCCGCGAGAAGTACAGGCTCATCGGTGGAAAGTGCGAGAACGGTCATGTCCACTTCCCAAAGAGGCCAATCTGCCCAGTCTGCGGCAGCAGGGAGATCGAAGAGGTAGAACTGAGCGGAAAGGGCAAAGTGCTAAGCTGGACCCTCGTTAGAAATCCGCCCAGTGGCTTTGAATACTACAAGCCCTATCCCCTCGCCCTCATAGAGCTCGAGGAGGGGCCGATAGTTCTGGCCCAGCTCACGGACGTTGATCCAGAGGAGATAGACTTCGGCATGGAAGTTGAAGTCGTCACCAAGAAGATAAGGGAGTTCGAGGAGGACGGAATAATCCTCTACGGCTACAAGTTCAGGCCGCCAGTGAAATGA
- a CDS encoding GNAT family N-acetyltransferase, with product MSEVRIEKLQKLDQEILERLIEIYMSGYENMREYGGEGESYAKRYLRWCWNKAKDGFFVAKLGDEIVGFIVCDNDWYSKYEGRVVGAVHEFVVDKRFQGHGIGHKLMEKCLEYLSKYNNRIELWVGEKNEGAIKFYESYGFRKVGQSGIWVRMVKDLRKDDKERKDS from the coding sequence GTAAGGATAGAGAAGCTGCAAAAACTCGACCAGGAAATTCTTGAGAGGCTCATCGAGATATACATGAGTGGCTATGAGAATATGCGCGAGTACGGCGGCGAGGGCGAGAGCTACGCCAAGCGCTATCTGAGATGGTGCTGGAACAAGGCCAAGGACGGCTTCTTCGTGGCGAAGCTTGGGGATGAAATAGTGGGCTTCATAGTCTGCGATAACGACTGGTACAGCAAGTACGAGGGGAGGGTCGTCGGTGCAGTACACGAGTTTGTGGTGGACAAACGTTTCCAGGGGCACGGGATAGGCCACAAGCTCATGGAGAAGTGCTTGGAATACCTGAGCAAATACAACAACAGGATAGAGCTCTGGGTGGGGGAGAAGAACGAAGGTGCCATTAAATTCTACGAGAGCTACGGTTTCAGGAAAGTTGGACAGAGCGGGATATGGGTCAGGATGGTAAAGGATCTCCGAAAGGATGATAAAGAGCGGAAAGATAGTTAG